In Oncorhynchus keta strain PuntledgeMale-10-30-2019 chromosome 19, Oket_V2, whole genome shotgun sequence, a single genomic region encodes these proteins:
- the si:dkey-1j5.4 gene encoding insulin-like growth factor-binding protein complex acid labile subunit, with protein MQLVACLAVLVFWVAEAVESCPDVCKCTKKTSPERSEVNCHKKGMRTFPSNLPPDSWILKMGENGIVDLPANVLKPIPKIESINLERNAIKSIHPQAFSGAQRLMLLNLYGNQINKLPVKGFQDLINLRFLMLGQNQISSVKPDMFTGMRNLSELDLPLNSLIALPSNAFKPLIALKVLDLALNRIERISPKGFLGLTELLFLNLDNNSLKSISAGAFKPLASLEMLVLDNNLLSTLTSATLEGLSNLQELYLRNNELERLPQDLFRHTPKLSQLALSGNRFKNMDGNIFTQLSGLREVYLHDNPWTCDCNINGLVRWVSQTKANLSPLESLRCVAPTEYRNKSLSSLKDQNLRCRA; from the exons ATGCAGCTGGTAGCCTGTTTAGCAGTGCTGGTGTTCTGGGTTGCAGAAGCTGTAGAGAGCTGTCCTGATGTCTGTAAATGCACCAAGAAAACCAGCCCtgaaaggtcagaggtcaactgCCACAAGAAGGGGATGAGGACATTTCCCTCCAACCTGCCCCCTGATTCCTGGATCCTAAAGATGG GTGAGAACGGAATAGTCGACCTCCCAGCAAACGTCCTGAAACCCATCCCCAAGATCGAAAGCATCAACTTGGAACGCAATGCCATCAAATCAATACACCCCCAGGCCTTCTCTGGAGCCCAGAGGCTGATGCTGCTCAACCTGTATGGGAATCAGATCAACAAACTCCCTGTGAAAGGCTTCCAGGATCTCATCAACCTCCGCTTCCTCATGCTGGGCCAGAACCAGATCTCCAGTGTCAAACCAGACATGTTCACAGGCATGAGGAACCTTTCAGAGCTGGACCTGCCCCTCAACTCTCTAATTGCCCTTCCTTCCAACGCCTTCAAGCCTCTGATCGCCCTAAAGGTCCTGGACCTGGCCCTCAACCGCATCGAGAGGATCTCCCCCAAAGGCTTTCTGGGCTTGACAGAGCTGCTGTTCCTCAACCTGGACAACAACAGTCTGAAGAGCATCTCGGCTGGTGCTTTCAAGCCTCTGGCCTCCCTGGAGATGCTGGTGCTGGATAACAACCTGCTGTCCACTTTGACCTCAGCCACTCTGGAGGGCCTGTCCAACCTTCAGGAGCTCTACCTGAGGAACAACGAGCTGGAGAGGCTGCCCCAGGACCTGTTTAGACATACACCGAAGCTCTCCCAGCTGGCCCTCAGTGGAAACCGTTTCAAAAACATGGATGGAAACATTTTCACCCAGCTGTCTG gcctgagggagGTGTATCTCCATGACAACCCCTGGACATGTGACTGCAACATCAATGGCCTGGTGCGCTGGGTGTCCCAGACAAAGGCCAACCTTTCCCCTCTGGAGTCCCTGAGGTGTGTTGCCCCGACAGAGTACCGCAACAAATCCCTCAGCAGCCTCAAAGACCAGAACCTACGCTGTCGGGCCTAG
- the lbr gene encoding delta(14)-sterol reductase LBR isoform X1, translating to MPSIKFQSGDTVMGRWPGSSLFYEVKVLGYDAKNQLYTVIYKDGTELELREADMKNPTGFKPSRRSRSRSRSPSRRRSRSRSPARTTRRSSSRTVSGTSIAETHNARKEPKLKEVLEVRLVPVAKPIENNINNKHEMTEENDTANKVNEKPAEVEPEKKVVESRYNLRRRKDDGDAKPAEHTEEVEQKPAVATAPITTELEFGGRLGVFCMTLLLPVTVLGLMVVCSQEDASLMSSPPLPALDSLWDLQVFGMVVLWLLFQALLYVLPVGKVVEGMPLRNGERLKYRMNTLYAFVLTVATLGAAVHHKIDLSYIHSHFLQLAVSSLLCSVLLSVYLYVRSRWATQDLLAPGGNSGSVIYDFFMGSELNPRIKGFDLKYFCELRPGLIGWLVINAAMALAEMQLHHLDYPSPAMILVNCFHLLYVLDAFWHEEGILSYMDITHDGFGFMLAFGDLMWVPFTFSLQAYYLVHHPNHLSLPWIVGIVTLNVIGFSIFRKANSQKNSFRRNPSDPTLSHLKTIPTATGKSLLVSGLWGLVRHPNYLGDLIMALAWSLPCGFTHILPYFYVIYLSILLVHREARDEAQCRRKYGSAWDDYCREVRYRIIPRVY from the exons ATGCCGAGTATCAAGTTTCAGAGTGGGGACACAGTAATGGGCCGCTGGCCCGGCAGCAGCCTGTTCTACGAGGTCAAGGTACTGGGCTACGATGCCAAGAATCAGCTCTACACTGTTATCTACAAGGACGGCACCGAACTGGAGCTCAGAGAGGCTGACATGAAG AATCCCACTGGGTTCAAACCAAGCCGTCGCTCTCGATCTCGTTCACGCTCCCCGTCGCGGCGGCGCAGTCGCTCCCGTAGCCCAGCCAGGACCACCAGGCGCTCCTCGTCACGCACTGTCAGCGGCACCTCCATCGCGGAGACCCACAATGCACGCAAGGAGCCCAAACTGAAAGAAGTGCTGGAGGTCAGACTCGTTCCTGTG gCAAAGCCAATTGAGAACAATATCAACAATAAGCATGAAATGACAGAGGAGAATGATACTGCTAACAAAGTCAATGAG AAGCCTGCAGAGGTGGAGCCAGAGAAGAAAGTAGTAGAGAGCCGCTACAACTTGAGACGCAGGAAGGATGACGGTGATGCCAAGCCAGCCGAGCATACGGAGGAGGTTGAGCAGAAGCCTGCAGTAGCCACAGCCCCCATCACCACTGAGCTGGAGTTTGGTGGGAGGCTAG GAGTGTTCTGCATGACTCTGCTCCTGCCTGTGACTGTGTTGGGCCTGATGGTGGTTTGCAGTCAGGAGGATGCTAGCCTGATGAGCTCCCCCCCTCTACCTGCCCTTGACTCTCTGTGGGACCTACAGGTGTTTGGCATGGTGGTCCTCTGGTTGCTCTTCCAGGCCCTGCTCTACGTGCTGCCTGTTGGAAAG GTTGTGGAAGGAATGCCCctgaggaatggagagagactgAAATACAGAATGAACA CCCTCTATGCCTTTGTGCTGACGGTGGCTACCCTGGGGGCTGCAGTGCACCACAAGATAGACCTCAGCTACATCCACAGCCACTTCCTCCAGCTGGCTGTGTcttccctgctctgctctgtcctacTTAGTGTCTACCTGTATGTCCGCTCTCGCTGGGCAACCCAGGACCTGCTGGCCCCTGGAGGAAACTCTG GGAGTGTTATTTATGACTTTTTCATGGGAAGTGAACTTAACCCCCGGATCAAAGGCTTTGATCTCAAATACTTCTGTGAACTGCGCCCAGGATTGATTGGTTGG CTGGTGATCAACGCTGCCATGGCTCTGGCTGAGATGCAACTCCACCACCTGGACTACCCCTCACCAGCCATGATCCTGGTCAACTGCTTCCACCTGCTATATGTGCTTGATGCCTTCTGGCATGAG GAGGGCATCCTGAGCTATATGGATATTACCCATGATGGGTTTGGCTTCATGCTGGCATTTGGAGACTTAATGTGGGTCCCCTTCACCTTCAGCCTCCAGGCCTACTACCTGGTTCACCACCCCAATCACCTCTCACTGCCCTGGATCGTAGGCATCGTCACTCTCAATG TCATTGGATTTAGCATCTTCCGTAAAGCAAACTCACAGAAAAACTCCTTCAGAAGAAATCCATCAGACCCCACATTATCCC ATCTGAAGACTATCCCTACTGCCACTGGGAAGAGTCTCCTGGTATCTGGTCTGTGGGGGCTAGTCCGTCACCCCAACTACCTGGGTGACCTTATCATGGCTCTGGCATGGTCCCTACCCTGTG GGTTCACTCACATCCTGCCATACTTCTATGTGATCTACCTATCCATCCTACTGGTTCACCGGGAGGCCCGAGACGAGGCCCAGTGCAGGAGGAAGTACGGCTCGGCGTGGGATGACTACTGCCGAGAAGTCCGCTACCGCATCATCCCCAGAGTCTACTGA
- the lbr gene encoding delta(14)-sterol reductase LBR isoform X2, with product MPSIKFQSGDTVMGRWPGSSLFYEVKVLGYDAKNQLYTVIYKDGTELELREADMKNPTGFKPSRRSRSRSRSPSRRRSRSRSPARTTRRSSSRTVSGTSIAETHNARKEPKLKEVLEAKPIENNINNKHEMTEENDTANKVNEKPAEVEPEKKVVESRYNLRRRKDDGDAKPAEHTEEVEQKPAVATAPITTELEFGGRLGVFCMTLLLPVTVLGLMVVCSQEDASLMSSPPLPALDSLWDLQVFGMVVLWLLFQALLYVLPVGKVVEGMPLRNGERLKYRMNTLYAFVLTVATLGAAVHHKIDLSYIHSHFLQLAVSSLLCSVLLSVYLYVRSRWATQDLLAPGGNSGSVIYDFFMGSELNPRIKGFDLKYFCELRPGLIGWLVINAAMALAEMQLHHLDYPSPAMILVNCFHLLYVLDAFWHEEGILSYMDITHDGFGFMLAFGDLMWVPFTFSLQAYYLVHHPNHLSLPWIVGIVTLNVIGFSIFRKANSQKNSFRRNPSDPTLSHLKTIPTATGKSLLVSGLWGLVRHPNYLGDLIMALAWSLPCGFTHILPYFYVIYLSILLVHREARDEAQCRRKYGSAWDDYCREVRYRIIPRVY from the exons ATGCCGAGTATCAAGTTTCAGAGTGGGGACACAGTAATGGGCCGCTGGCCCGGCAGCAGCCTGTTCTACGAGGTCAAGGTACTGGGCTACGATGCCAAGAATCAGCTCTACACTGTTATCTACAAGGACGGCACCGAACTGGAGCTCAGAGAGGCTGACATGAAG AATCCCACTGGGTTCAAACCAAGCCGTCGCTCTCGATCTCGTTCACGCTCCCCGTCGCGGCGGCGCAGTCGCTCCCGTAGCCCAGCCAGGACCACCAGGCGCTCCTCGTCACGCACTGTCAGCGGCACCTCCATCGCGGAGACCCACAATGCACGCAAGGAGCCCAAACTGAAAGAAGTGCTGGAG gCAAAGCCAATTGAGAACAATATCAACAATAAGCATGAAATGACAGAGGAGAATGATACTGCTAACAAAGTCAATGAG AAGCCTGCAGAGGTGGAGCCAGAGAAGAAAGTAGTAGAGAGCCGCTACAACTTGAGACGCAGGAAGGATGACGGTGATGCCAAGCCAGCCGAGCATACGGAGGAGGTTGAGCAGAAGCCTGCAGTAGCCACAGCCCCCATCACCACTGAGCTGGAGTTTGGTGGGAGGCTAG GAGTGTTCTGCATGACTCTGCTCCTGCCTGTGACTGTGTTGGGCCTGATGGTGGTTTGCAGTCAGGAGGATGCTAGCCTGATGAGCTCCCCCCCTCTACCTGCCCTTGACTCTCTGTGGGACCTACAGGTGTTTGGCATGGTGGTCCTCTGGTTGCTCTTCCAGGCCCTGCTCTACGTGCTGCCTGTTGGAAAG GTTGTGGAAGGAATGCCCctgaggaatggagagagactgAAATACAGAATGAACA CCCTCTATGCCTTTGTGCTGACGGTGGCTACCCTGGGGGCTGCAGTGCACCACAAGATAGACCTCAGCTACATCCACAGCCACTTCCTCCAGCTGGCTGTGTcttccctgctctgctctgtcctacTTAGTGTCTACCTGTATGTCCGCTCTCGCTGGGCAACCCAGGACCTGCTGGCCCCTGGAGGAAACTCTG GGAGTGTTATTTATGACTTTTTCATGGGAAGTGAACTTAACCCCCGGATCAAAGGCTTTGATCTCAAATACTTCTGTGAACTGCGCCCAGGATTGATTGGTTGG CTGGTGATCAACGCTGCCATGGCTCTGGCTGAGATGCAACTCCACCACCTGGACTACCCCTCACCAGCCATGATCCTGGTCAACTGCTTCCACCTGCTATATGTGCTTGATGCCTTCTGGCATGAG GAGGGCATCCTGAGCTATATGGATATTACCCATGATGGGTTTGGCTTCATGCTGGCATTTGGAGACTTAATGTGGGTCCCCTTCACCTTCAGCCTCCAGGCCTACTACCTGGTTCACCACCCCAATCACCTCTCACTGCCCTGGATCGTAGGCATCGTCACTCTCAATG TCATTGGATTTAGCATCTTCCGTAAAGCAAACTCACAGAAAAACTCCTTCAGAAGAAATCCATCAGACCCCACATTATCCC ATCTGAAGACTATCCCTACTGCCACTGGGAAGAGTCTCCTGGTATCTGGTCTGTGGGGGCTAGTCCGTCACCCCAACTACCTGGGTGACCTTATCATGGCTCTGGCATGGTCCCTACCCTGTG GGTTCACTCACATCCTGCCATACTTCTATGTGATCTACCTATCCATCCTACTGGTTCACCGGGAGGCCCGAGACGAGGCCCAGTGCAGGAGGAAGTACGGCTCGGCGTGGGATGACTACTGCCGAGAAGTCCGCTACCGCATCATCCCCAGAGTCTACTGA